GAATGAGCGAGATCGGGATAAGATAGGTCAGAATGTTCATCCACGACCTTTCACGCGCAGCGAATTGAGCGAAACGGTAATCGAACTTGCCGACATCGCCAAGGCCGCGATCAGCGGTGTGGCCAGACCGGCAACCGCCAGCGGCACAGCGATGATGTTGTAAAGCGTCGCAATTCGGAAGTTCTCGCGAATGCGTTTGGTGGCAGATTTCGCGGTGGTGCAGGCATCAGACACCGGCGACAAATCATTGCCCAAAAGCACGATGTCACTGGCAACACGCGCCGCATCAAGCGCAGTGGCCGGAGAAATGGATACATGCGCTGCTGCCAGGGCTGCGGTGTCGTTGAGCCCATCACCCACCATCAAAACATGCGCGCCATCTTGAGTCATATCCTGAATGCGCCGCGCCTTGTGTTCCGGTAATGCCTCTGACATCCAGTTTTCAATACCAAGTCGCCGCGCCAGAGCTTCGACCGCAGGGGTGGTGTCACCCGACATCAAGCACACCGTCTTGCCACGTTCGCGAAGCGCGCGCACCGCGTCTTCCGCCCCTGCCCTTAACGCATCCTCGAAACGGAACGCCAGCGGTGTTTCCTCACCGATTTGCAGATAGGTCGCGGTCTCGGCCAATGGTTCGGCACCGAGCCATTTGGCGCGACCAAGACGCACCGGCTGGCCTTCAAACACAGCTTCAACGCCAAATCCCGGAACTTCACGTGCGTCACTGACCGATGCCGCGGCAAACCCCGCATCCAAAGCGGCACGGTAAATCGCCTTGGCCAATGGGTGGCTCGATTGCGCCGCCAATGCCATGGCCAGTTCCACATCCGGGCGCGGCAACTGCTCCAGATTTGTCAGTTGGGGCAAACCTTCTGTCAGTGTTCCTGTCTTGTCGAAAACCACAGTGTCCACTTGGGCCAGCCGCTCCAGCGCGGTTTCGTGCTTGATCAGCATACCTTTGCGGAACAGCCGCCCTGATGCTGCAGTGGTCACGGCAGGAACAGCCAAACCAAGCGCGCAGGGGCATGTGATGATCAAAACTGCTGCCGCGATATTGAGCGCTGTGCGCATGTCAAATGTGTAGAGATACCAGCCGATGAAGGCCAAAGCCGACAATATGTGCACGCCGGGGGCATAGAGCTTGGCGGCACTATCGGCTAAAGAAGTGTAACGTGAGCGACCGGATTCAGCGATGGCCACAAGATCGGCCATG
This DNA window, taken from Roseovarius sp. S88, encodes the following:
- a CDS encoding heavy metal translocating P-type ATPase — encoded protein: MTATLKQPVSACPACSVVPAAEALAETKPVSGDIALSLPTIHCVACISKIERGLSAHPGVRAARVNLTLKRATIEAEPDVTAALLCNVVEGLGYEAHELDPSALNATSTDRAGRELLMRLAVAGFAMMNVMLLSVSVWSGAEAATRDMFHWISAAIALPAIAFSGQPFFRNAWTALRQGRLNMDVPISLAIGLAVVTSLWETSLSGHHAYFDAAIALTFFLLIGRYLDHRTRAVARSAAEELTALEVPRAWRVVDGTQEEVPISEISVGDLVRVRPGGRVPVDGDIVEGQSEIDRSLLTGETLPVFAQEGLAVSAGEVNLTGPLTIRATAVGRDTSLHRMADLVAIAESGRSRYTSLADSAAKLYAPGVHILSALAFIGWYLYTFDMRTALNIAAAVLIITCPCALGLAVPAVTTAASGRLFRKGMLIKHETALERLAQVDTVVFDKTGTLTEGLPQLTNLEQLPRPDVELAMALAAQSSHPLAKAIYRAALDAGFAAASVSDAREVPGFGVEAVFEGQPVRLGRAKWLGAEPLAETATYLQIGEETPLAFRFEDALRAGAEDAVRALRERGKTVCLMSGDTTPAVEALARRLGIENWMSEALPEHKARRIQDMTQDGAHVLMVGDGLNDTAALAAAHVSISPATALDAARVASDIVLLGNDLSPVSDACTTAKSATKRIRENFRIATLYNIIAVPLAVAGLATPLIAALAMSASSITVSLNSLRVKGRG